A region from the Clostridium beijerinckii genome encodes:
- a CDS encoding sulfite exporter TauE/SafE family protein, with amino-acid sequence MQNIFLFISTLLAYFIKGITGFGNTLVMGSLFSFVVSNRLTTPVDLIFGIPTNTYIVWRERKNISLKVVIPLSLMLLAGIIPGTFLLKVGNDRILKSILGVVVVGMALEMWTRKPNKNESQKNNPIFMVLIGVISGVLAGLYGIGALLVAYISRTTDNKSEFRANICCVFLVDNIFRFFLYLFTGILNKEIFILTLFLSPAVFLGMIIGIKVDSKMKEETVKKVIIYLLIISGTVLLLKSFFN; translated from the coding sequence ATGCAAAATATATTTCTTTTTATTTCGACTTTGTTAGCATATTTTATAAAGGGCATAACTGGATTTGGTAATACACTTGTTATGGGTTCGTTATTTTCTTTTGTAGTGTCAAATAGGCTAACTACACCTGTGGACCTTATTTTTGGTATTCCAACAAATACTTATATAGTTTGGAGAGAACGAAAAAACATTTCTCTTAAAGTTGTTATTCCTTTATCGCTTATGTTGCTAGCTGGAATTATCCCTGGTACATTTTTGCTAAAGGTAGGTAATGATAGGATATTAAAATCTATATTAGGAGTAGTAGTAGTTGGAATGGCATTGGAAATGTGGACAAGAAAGCCTAATAAAAATGAAAGCCAGAAGAATAACCCGATTTTTATGGTACTAATAGGAGTAATTTCAGGTGTTTTAGCAGGACTTTATGGAATTGGTGCTCTTTTAGTTGCATATATTAGCAGAACTACTGATAATAAAAGTGAATTTCGTGCAAATATCTGTTGTGTTTTTTTAGTAGATAATATATTTAGATTTTTTTTGTACTTGTTCACTGGGATATTAAATAAAGAAATATTTATTTTAACTTTATTTCTTTCACCAGCAGTTTTTTTAGGGATGATAATAGGAATTAAGGTTGATTCAAAGATGAAAGAAGAGACTGTGAAAAAAGTAATTATTTATTTACTTATAATAAGTGGGACTGTTTTGTTGTTGAAAAGTTTTTTTAACTAA